In a single window of the Novosphingobium sp. IK01 genome:
- a CDS encoding sigma-54-dependent Fis family transcriptional regulator: MLAHAEHVREIERAAQGLAVNRDATVIQSWRRCLDDYRLDPGRFCEAVIVPGERLKEHRQQSEELVAIARSGLERLYGQVADQGYVLLLADSQGVTVDFIGDPQLDGNLRKAGLYLGSQWAEPGSGTSAVGSCLATGEALTIHQADHFDATHIALSCTAAPIYDMLGRLTAVLDLSLLSSPIPKPSQNLALHLVRATARRIELANLMAQTRHQWVLRFARSPEFVDVDPEAAIALDQNGRIAGMTHIGAQVLSRAIEQDWRSSPDLIGRPVTDFFDLDLDVLPELTRQRATQERLVRMRDGHALFAHAIEPKPVRSGMVRGASLPASISNLGEGADMAALQLKTAKLARTALPILIQGETGSGKEHLARAVHDASGRKGPFIAINCAAIPEQLIESELFGHTAGAFTGAAPKGRKGLIEQADGGTLFLDEIGDMALPLQSRLLRVLAEGEVQPVGALAPRKVDLRVVSASHRSLTSLVEEGRFREDLFYRLSAATLRLPPLRERSDFGWILDRLLVRHGLDQDGREIPLAMTATARALLHAHRWPGNIRELDNVIAVAAALSDSGIIDCDDLPDYLAPGDLAGDDEAAGLRAALVACNWNVSEAARRLEVDRTTIHRRIKRLGITPHN, encoded by the coding sequence ATGCTGGCTCACGCAGAACACGTGCGCGAGATCGAGCGGGCGGCACAAGGCCTGGCGGTCAATCGCGATGCGACGGTCATCCAGTCCTGGCGGCGCTGTCTGGACGATTATCGCCTCGATCCGGGTCGTTTTTGCGAAGCCGTGATCGTTCCGGGGGAGCGATTGAAGGAGCATCGCCAGCAATCCGAGGAACTGGTGGCCATCGCGCGGTCCGGGCTGGAGCGGCTCTATGGTCAGGTCGCCGATCAAGGCTATGTGCTGCTGCTGGCCGACAGCCAGGGCGTGACGGTGGATTTCATCGGCGATCCGCAACTGGATGGCAATCTGCGCAAAGCTGGCCTCTATCTCGGCTCGCAATGGGCCGAGCCGGGCAGTGGCACGTCCGCGGTCGGTTCCTGCCTTGCCACCGGCGAGGCGCTGACGATCCATCAGGCCGACCATTTCGATGCGACGCATATCGCGCTCTCGTGCACGGCAGCGCCGATTTACGACATGCTGGGGCGGTTGACGGCGGTGCTGGACCTGTCCCTGCTCTCCTCGCCGATCCCCAAGCCCAGCCAGAATCTGGCGCTGCATCTGGTGCGGGCGACGGCGCGGCGCATCGAACTGGCCAATCTGATGGCGCAGACCCGGCACCAATGGGTCCTGCGTTTCGCGCGCTCGCCCGAATTTGTCGATGTCGATCCCGAAGCGGCGATTGCGCTCGACCAGAACGGGCGGATCGCGGGGATGACCCATATCGGCGCGCAAGTGCTCAGCCGCGCCATCGAGCAGGATTGGCGCAGCAGCCCCGATCTGATCGGGCGGCCCGTGACGGATTTCTTCGATCTCGACCTCGATGTCCTGCCCGAACTGACCCGCCAGCGTGCCACGCAGGAGCGGCTGGTGCGGATGCGCGATGGCCATGCCCTGTTCGCTCATGCCATCGAGCCCAAGCCGGTGCGCTCCGGCATGGTGCGGGGCGCAAGCCTTCCTGCCTCGATCAGCAATCTGGGCGAAGGCGCGGATATGGCGGCGCTCCAGCTCAAGACCGCCAAGCTGGCGCGCACGGCCTTGCCGATCCTGATCCAGGGTGAAACAGGGTCTGGCAAGGAGCATCTGGCCCGCGCCGTGCATGACGCCAGCGGGCGCAAGGGGCCGTTTATCGCGATCAACTGCGCGGCGATCCCCGAGCAGCTGATCGAAAGCGAGCTGTTCGGCCACACCGCCGGCGCGTTTACCGGTGCGGCGCCCAAGGGCCGCAAGGGGCTGATCGAGCAGGCCGATGGCGGGACGCTCTTTCTGGACGAAATCGGCGACATGGCCCTGCCCCTCCAGAGCCGGTTGCTCAGGGTGCTGGCCGAAGGCGAGGTGCAGCCTGTCGGCGCGCTGGCCCCGCGCAAGGTCGATCTGCGGGTGGTCTCCGCCTCGCACCGGTCCCTGACTTCACTGGTGGAAGAAGGGCGGTTCCGGGAAGACCTTTTCTATCGCCTGAGTGCGGCCACCCTGCGCCTGCCTCCTTTGCGCGAACGCAGCGATTTTGGCTGGATTCTCGATCGCCTGCTGGTGCGCCATGGCCTTGACCAGGATGGCAGGGAGATCCCGCTGGCGATGACGGCCACGGCGCGGGCACTCCTTCACGCCCACCGTTGGCCGGGCAACATCCGCGAGCTGGACAATGTGATCGCCGTCGCGGCAGCCCTGAGCGACAGTGGCATCATCGATTGCGACGATCTGCCAGACTATCTGGCCCCCGGCGATCTGGCAGGAGATGACGAGGCCGCCGGGCTGCGCGCGGCGCTTGTGGCCTGCAACTGGAACGTGTCGGAAGCCGCGCGGCGGCTTGAGGTCGACCGCACCACCATCCACCGCCGCATCAAACGGCTGGGCATCACGCCACACAATTGA
- a CDS encoding NAD(P)H-dependent oxidoreductase, with protein sequence MSTLIEKLSWRYATKKFDPARTVPTEKIDRIIEAVRLTATSSGLQPFELLLVTNPEIREKIRAVAWNQAQVTECSHLLVFAAWDDITPERVNMMFDLTNEVRGFVNEGWENYRQQLLGIIASRSTEANYQAAARQAYIGLGSALVAAAFEEVDSTPMEGFDPAAVDEILGLKARNLRSVILLPLGYRQEEGDWLVNLKKVRRDRASFVTEIR encoded by the coding sequence ATGAGCACGCTGATCGAGAAACTGTCCTGGCGCTATGCGACCAAGAAATTCGACCCTGCCAGGACCGTCCCGACCGAAAAGATCGACCGGATCATCGAGGCCGTCCGGCTGACCGCCACTTCAAGCGGGCTCCAGCCTTTCGAACTGCTGCTGGTGACCAATCCCGAAATCCGCGAGAAGATCCGCGCCGTGGCCTGGAATCAGGCGCAGGTCACGGAGTGTTCGCATCTGCTGGTTTTCGCCGCCTGGGACGACATCACCCCCGAGCGCGTCAACATGATGTTCGATCTCACCAATGAAGTGCGCGGCTTTGTCAACGAAGGCTGGGAAAATTACCGCCAGCAGTTGCTGGGGATCATCGCCAGCCGCAGCACCGAGGCCAATTATCAGGCTGCGGCGCGTCAGGCCTATATCGGGCTCGGATCGGCGCTGGTGGCGGCCGCTTTCGAAGAGGTCGATTCCACACCGATGGAAGGCTTCGATCCTGCGGCCGTTGACGAGATCCTCGGCCTGAAGGCACGCAATCTGCGCAGCGTGATCCTGCTTCCGCTGGGGTATCGGCAGGAAGAAGGCGATTGGCTGGTCAACCTCAAGAAAGTCCGCCGTGATCGCGCCAGCTTCGTGACCGAAATCCGGTAA
- a CDS encoding response regulator, whose product MTSAKILVVDDEMAIRRLLRAGLARAGLAVVEAANAREALAALAIDKPDLVLLDLGLPDRDGLELIAAIKAAKAALLVISARDATTEKVAALDLGADDYVTKPFDTEEVLARIRVALRNRLLAETPDPVLRFGPVTLDLAARLVYRDGVEVHLSPKEYGFLAELARHPGRVLSHAAILRAVWGPGQEQSVEYLRVAARGLRRKLEDVPVEHSMIRNEPGIGYRLLTDASRPVVP is encoded by the coding sequence ATGACGTCCGCGAAAATCCTGGTGGTGGACGATGAAATGGCCATCCGCCGCCTGCTCAGGGCTGGCCTTGCCCGCGCGGGGCTCGCTGTCGTCGAGGCCGCCAACGCGCGCGAGGCGCTGGCGGCGCTGGCCATCGACAAGCCCGATCTGGTCCTGCTCGACCTCGGCCTGCCCGACCGCGACGGCCTCGAACTGATCGCCGCGATCAAGGCCGCCAAGGCCGCGCTGCTGGTCATCTCCGCGCGCGATGCAACCACCGAGAAAGTCGCCGCGCTCGATCTGGGTGCCGACGACTATGTCACCAAGCCCTTCGATACCGAGGAGGTGCTCGCCCGCATCCGCGTGGCGTTGCGCAACCGCCTGCTGGCCGAAACGCCCGACCCCGTGCTGCGCTTCGGCCCGGTCACGCTCGATCTGGCCGCGCGGCTGGTCTACCGCGACGGGGTCGAAGTCCATCTCAGCCCCAAGGAATACGGCTTCCTGGCCGAACTCGCCCGCCATCCGGGCCGCGTCCTCTCGCACGCGGCGATCCTGCGCGCGGTCTGGGGGCCGGGACAGGAACAGTCCGTCGAATATCTGCGCGTGGCCGCACGCGGGCTGCGCCGGAAACTCGAAGACGTGCCTGTCGAACACAGCATGATCCGCAACGAACCGGGCATCGGCTATCGCCTCCTGACCGACGCCAGCCGCCCCGTTGTGCCGTAA
- a CDS encoding sensor histidine kinase, producing MNAMRPDPDALLRTLAPEGKRRGRLKVFLGAAPGVGKTCEMLSEAAQRREAGEDVVIGVIETHGRAETEARMAGFEIIPRRAIDHHGQVLHEMDLDAILARHPALVLIDELAHTNVAPPGYSASSAGGYSGNHAAIRHDKRWQDVEEVLDAGIDVFSTLNVQHLESLTDLVASFTRVRVRETLPDRVLDAAEIEVVDIPPDELIARLKAGKVYVPQEASRALSHFFSKSNLSALRELALRRAARTVDAQMLDHLRAHAVAGTFGVGERVLVAVGGGPAADKVVRAGKRLADSLAAPWAAVHVETPHPAAHDEALHDGALTATLHLAAQLGAQVMTVPAANVAQGITQIAGELRATVLVLGASGRAGRWWPLGRALKGRSLEQRLLADTGDLALHVVPAQQRTTSGLRAPFAGFQTGSLALPGLLLSGLMVAAVTLLGTFIASLGNITNVALLYLLPVLLAASCFGLWTGIITALTSLLAYNFFFIPPLHTLTIADPQNIITAVVLLAVALAVSHMAGRLRDTAQFSRASAARSQTLAGFARRLTGQSATGRIAAVLCEESASLLGTRTVLLMPNPGGLPNPGGLHILAASPPEITLPPLDHVVAQWALDNRRPAGRGSDTLGAAEWLFLPVEAGGRALAVFGVANPDAGQPVRADLLPLLTSFLDQTGLALDRARLEAEQAQMKRLEERDALRAALLSSVSHDLRTPLTAVIGLLGDLVPASAEQDKVLTMARAEAERLQRFVANLLDMVRIETGAVELHIEPVDLAEAVTSAIHDLRRLLGSRPLHIAIAPDLPLVRLDARLLHHCLINLIQNAAQYSPPDRPITLVARRLPQGLDLCVLDEGEGLPAGTETMVFERFTRLEGSDRQGGTGLGLAIVKGFAQAMGLRVSAANRDDRKGACFTLHMAETQLWEDRP from the coding sequence ATGAATGCCATGCGTCCCGATCCCGATGCCCTGCTGCGCACGCTCGCGCCCGAAGGCAAACGCCGGGGCCGCCTCAAGGTCTTCCTTGGGGCGGCGCCCGGCGTTGGCAAGACCTGCGAGATGCTGAGCGAGGCAGCCCAGCGCCGCGAGGCGGGCGAGGACGTGGTGATCGGGGTGATCGAGACCCATGGCCGCGCCGAGACCGAGGCGCGCATGGCCGGTTTCGAGATCATCCCGCGCCGCGCCATCGACCATCACGGGCAGGTGCTCCACGAGATGGACCTCGACGCCATCCTCGCCCGCCACCCCGCGCTGGTGCTGATCGACGAACTGGCCCACACCAATGTCGCGCCGCCCGGCTACTCTGCCAGCAGTGCTGGCGGCTACTCTGGCAACCATGCCGCCATCCGCCATGACAAGCGCTGGCAGGACGTGGAGGAAGTGCTCGACGCCGGGATCGACGTGTTCTCGACACTCAACGTCCAGCACCTCGAAAGCCTCACCGACCTTGTCGCCTCGTTCACCCGCGTCCGCGTGCGCGAGACCCTGCCCGACCGCGTGCTCGACGCTGCCGAGATCGAGGTGGTCGACATCCCGCCCGACGAGCTGATCGCGCGGCTCAAGGCGGGCAAGGTCTATGTCCCGCAGGAGGCCAGCCGCGCGCTCAGCCACTTCTTTTCCAAGTCGAACCTGAGCGCACTGCGCGAACTGGCGCTGCGCCGTGCGGCCCGGACGGTCGATGCACAGATGCTCGACCATCTGCGCGCCCATGCGGTTGCAGGCACGTTCGGCGTGGGCGAACGCGTGCTGGTGGCAGTGGGCGGCGGCCCGGCGGCAGACAAAGTGGTGCGCGCGGGCAAGCGGCTTGCCGATTCCCTCGCCGCGCCATGGGCCGCGGTCCATGTCGAGACCCCCCATCCTGCCGCCCACGACGAGGCCCTCCACGACGGGGCCCTGACCGCCACCCTCCATCTGGCCGCCCAGCTGGGCGCGCAAGTGATGACCGTTCCTGCCGCCAATGTGGCGCAGGGGATCACGCAGATCGCCGGGGAATTGCGCGCGACCGTTCTGGTTCTGGGCGCCTCGGGCCGGGCGGGCCGCTGGTGGCCCCTGGGGCGGGCGCTCAAAGGCCGGTCGCTCGAACAGCGCCTGCTGGCCGATACCGGCGATCTGGCGCTCCATGTCGTCCCCGCGCAGCAGCGCACCACGTCAGGGCTCCGCGCGCCCTTTGCCGGGTTTCAGACCGGCAGCCTGGCCCTCCCCGGCCTACTGCTCTCGGGCCTGATGGTCGCCGCCGTGACCCTCCTGGGCACCTTCATCGCCAGCCTTGGCAACATCACCAACGTCGCCCTGCTCTACCTGTTGCCGGTCCTGCTCGCGGCCAGCTGCTTTGGCCTGTGGACCGGGATCATCACCGCGCTGACCTCGCTGCTGGCTTACAATTTCTTCTTCATTCCGCCGCTTCACACCCTCACCATCGCCGATCCGCAGAACATCATCACCGCCGTGGTCCTGCTCGCGGTCGCCCTTGCCGTCAGCCACATGGCCGGGCGCCTGCGCGATACGGCGCAGTTTTCGCGTGCGAGCGCGGCGCGCAGCCAGACGCTGGCAGGCTTCGCGCGGCGCCTGACCGGACAGAGCGCGACGGGCCGGATCGCTGCGGTCCTGTGCGAGGAAAGCGCCAGCCTGCTCGGCACCCGCACCGTGCTGCTGATGCCCAATCCCGGAGGCCTGCCCAATCCCGGGGGCCTGCACATCCTGGCCGCCAGCCCGCCCGAGATCACGTTGCCGCCGCTCGATCATGTCGTCGCGCAATGGGCGCTCGACAACCGCCGCCCCGCCGGGCGCGGCTCGGACACGCTGGGCGCGGCCGAATGGCTGTTCCTGCCGGTCGAGGCGGGCGGCAGGGCACTGGCCGTGTTCGGGGTGGCCAACCCGGATGCCGGGCAACCGGTGCGCGCAGACCTGCTGCCCCTGCTCACCAGCTTTCTCGACCAGACCGGACTGGCGCTCGACCGCGCCCGGCTGGAGGCCGAACAGGCGCAGATGAAACGTCTGGAGGAGCGCGACGCCTTGCGCGCGGCGCTGCTCTCGTCGGTCAGCCACGACTTGCGCACCCCGCTCACCGCCGTGATCGGGCTGCTGGGCGATCTCGTGCCCGCCTCGGCCGAACAGGACAAAGTCCTGACCATGGCCCGCGCCGAAGCCGAGCGCTTGCAACGCTTCGTCGCCAATCTGCTCGACATGGTGCGCATCGAGACCGGCGCGGTCGAACTCCATATCGAGCCGGTCGACCTTGCCGAAGCGGTCACCAGCGCGATCCACGACTTGCGCCGCCTGCTCGGCAGTCGCCCGCTCCATATCGCAATCGCACCCGACCTCCCGCTGGTGCGGCTCGATGCCCGGTTGCTGCACCATTGCCTGATCAACCTGATCCAGAATGCTGCGCAATACAGCCCGCCCGACCGCCCGATCACCCTTGTCGCGCGGCGCCTGCCCCAGGGACTCGACTTGTGCGTGCTCGACGAAGGCGAAGGCCTGCCTGCGGGAACCGAAACCATGGTGTTCGAGCGCTTCACCCGTCTCGAAGGGTCTGACCGGCAGGGCGGCACGGGCCTCGGGCTGGCGATCGTCAAGGGGTTTGCGCAAGCCATGGGCCTGCGCGTATCAGCCGCCAATCGCGATGACCGCAAGGGCGCCTGCTTCACCCTGCACATGGCAGAAACACAACTCTGGGAGGATCGGCCATGA
- the kdpC gene encoding potassium-transporting ATPase subunit KdpC, which translates to MLSTFASALRPAAVMTAGFALLLGGAYPALVTGLGQMAFPRQANGSLIVRGGQVVGSDLLAQGFAAPGYFHPRPSAAGANGYDASASSGSNLGPASHSLADRIARDSAALASENHHAIPPALVTTSASGLDPHISPEAAFWQIPRVAAARHIPQARLEALVRACIETPMGGVLGEPRVNVLRLNLALDEAGHTGA; encoded by the coding sequence ATGCTTTCCACTTTCGCTTCCGCCCTGCGCCCCGCTGCCGTGATGACCGCAGGCTTTGCCCTGCTGCTGGGCGGGGCCTATCCCGCGCTGGTCACCGGCCTTGGCCAGATGGCCTTTCCCAGACAGGCCAATGGCAGCCTGATCGTGCGCGGCGGGCAGGTCGTGGGCTCCGACCTGCTCGCGCAGGGGTTTGCCGCGCCCGGCTATTTCCACCCGCGCCCCTCGGCTGCCGGTGCCAATGGCTATGACGCGAGCGCCTCGTCCGGGTCCAACCTTGGCCCGGCCTCGCACAGTCTGGCCGACCGCATCGCCCGTGACAGCGCCGCACTCGCTTCCGAGAATCACCACGCCATCCCGCCTGCGTTGGTGACCACTTCCGCCTCGGGGCTCGATCCCCATATCAGCCCCGAGGCGGCTTTTTGGCAGATCCCCCGCGTGGCAGCGGCCCGCCACATCCCGCAAGCCCGCCTCGAAGCGCTGGTGCGCGCCTGCATCGAGACACCGATGGGCGGCGTTCTGGGCGAACCGCGCGTCAATGTCCTGCGCCTCAATCTGGCGCTCGACGAAGCGGGGCATACGGGCGCATGA
- the kdpB gene encoding potassium-transporting ATPase subunit KdpB — protein MFSPALVLPAARDAVFKLAPRQLVRNPVLFTTAVVALLLSVLLLIGGSGLSAGFQAQLIGWLWLTVLFGTFAESLAEGRGRAQAASLRATKSDLVAHLPDGRHVPASELARGAIVVVKAGELIPADGEVIAGVASVNEAAITGESAPVIREAGGDRSAVTAGTRVLSDTITVRVTQEPGQGFLDRMIALVEGAERQKTPNEIALTILLVGLTIIFLIAVATIPAFARYAGGAIPVAVLAALLITLIPTTIAALLSAIGIAGMDRLVRFNVLAKSGRAVEAAGDIDVLLLDKTGTITVGDRAACAFRPLAGVPLARLVEAALLASLADETPEGRSIVTLARESHQARASLPEGAQVIPFTAQTRLSGIETGDRLIRKGAVDSLLRAHPDSALTPAGNELRRIADEIARAGQTPLGVAENGRLLGVIALKDVIKAGIRERFGQLRAMGIRTVMITGDNPLTAAAIAAEAGVDDFLAEATPEDKLALIRREQQGGRLVAMCGDGTNDAPALAQADVGVAMNTGTQAAREAGNMVDLDSDPTKLIEIVGLGKQLLMTRGALTTFSVANDVAKYFAIIPAMFVVLYPGLGALNVMGLASPRSAILSAIIFNALIIPALVPLALKGVRYRPMGAGPLLARNLAVYGLGGLIAPFIGIKLIDLGVAALHLA, from the coding sequence ATGTTCTCGCCCGCCCTCGTGCTTCCCGCCGCGCGCGACGCGGTGTTCAAGCTGGCCCCCCGCCAACTGGTCCGCAACCCCGTGCTGTTCACGACGGCGGTGGTCGCCCTCCTCTTGAGCGTGCTGCTGCTGATCGGCGGCAGCGGGCTTTCCGCAGGCTTTCAGGCGCAACTGATCGGCTGGCTCTGGCTGACGGTGCTGTTCGGCACCTTTGCCGAAAGCCTGGCCGAAGGACGCGGGCGGGCACAGGCCGCCTCGCTGCGCGCCACCAAGTCCGATCTGGTCGCCCACCTGCCCGACGGGCGCCATGTCCCGGCCAGCGAACTGGCGCGCGGCGCCATCGTGGTGGTCAAGGCCGGCGAGCTGATCCCCGCCGATGGCGAAGTGATCGCGGGCGTAGCCTCGGTCAACGAGGCGGCCATCACCGGCGAAAGCGCGCCGGTCATCCGCGAGGCGGGCGGCGACCGCAGCGCGGTGACGGCGGGCACCCGCGTGCTGTCCGACACGATCACCGTGCGCGTGACGCAGGAACCGGGACAGGGCTTCCTCGACCGCATGATCGCGCTGGTCGAAGGGGCCGAGCGCCAGAAAACCCCCAACGAGATCGCGCTGACGATCCTGCTGGTGGGGCTGACGATCATCTTCCTGATCGCGGTTGCCACGATCCCCGCCTTTGCCCGCTATGCCGGGGGGGCCATCCCCGTGGCCGTGCTGGCGGCCCTGCTGATCACGCTGATCCCCACGACCATCGCCGCGCTGCTCTCGGCCATCGGCATTGCGGGCATGGACCGGCTGGTGCGCTTCAACGTGCTGGCCAAGTCGGGCCGCGCGGTGGAAGCGGCGGGCGACATCGACGTGCTGCTGCTCGACAAGACCGGCACGATCACCGTGGGCGACCGCGCAGCCTGTGCATTCCGTCCGCTGGCGGGCGTCCCGCTGGCCCGGCTGGTCGAAGCCGCGCTTCTGGCGAGCCTTGCCGACGAGACCCCCGAGGGCCGCTCGATCGTGACCCTCGCGCGCGAAAGCCATCAGGCCCGCGCCAGCCTGCCCGAAGGCGCGCAAGTCATCCCCTTCACCGCCCAGACCCGTCTTTCGGGCATAGAGACCGGGGACAGGCTGATCCGCAAGGGCGCGGTCGATTCCCTGCTGCGCGCCCATCCCGACAGCGCGCTGACACCGGCCGGGAACGAACTGCGCCGCATCGCCGACGAGATCGCGCGCGCGGGGCAGACCCCGCTGGGGGTTGCCGAAAATGGCCGCCTGCTGGGCGTGATCGCGCTCAAGGACGTGATCAAGGCGGGCATCCGCGAGCGGTTCGGCCAGTTGCGGGCCATGGGCATCCGCACGGTGATGATCACCGGCGACAACCCGCTGACGGCTGCGGCCATCGCCGCCGAAGCCGGGGTGGACGATTTCCTCGCCGAAGCCACGCCCGAGGACAAGCTCGCGCTGATCCGCCGCGAGCAGCAGGGCGGCAGGCTGGTGGCAATGTGCGGCGATGGCACCAACGATGCCCCTGCCCTCGCCCAGGCCGACGTGGGCGTGGCCATGAACACCGGCACCCAGGCCGCGCGCGAGGCGGGCAACATGGTCGACCTCGACAGCGACCCGACCAAGCTGATCGAGATCGTGGGCCTGGGCAAGCAATTGCTGATGACGCGCGGCGCGCTCACGACGTTCTCGGTCGCCAACGACGTGGCCAAGTATTTCGCGATCATTCCGGCCATGTTCGTCGTGCTCTATCCCGGCCTTGGCGCGCTCAACGTGATGGGGCTGGCCAGCCCGCGCAGCGCGATCCTCTCGGCGATCATCTTCAACGCGCTGATCATTCCCGCGCTCGTGCCCCTCGCGCTCAAGGGGGTTCGCTATCGCCCGATGGGGGCCGGGCCCCTGCTGGCACGCAATCTGGCGGTCTATGGGCTGGGCGGCCTGATCGCCCCGTTCATCGGGATCAAGCTGATCGACCTGGGCGTGGCCGCGCTCCATCTGGCCTGA
- the kdpA gene encoding potassium-transporting ATPase subunit KdpA gives MTLSGWGLILAFTALVALLARPVGAWLFALYEGRTTPLHRVLGPLERGFYRASGIDPAREQSWLTYALHMLAFQVVLTLFTYAILRLQGYLPMNPRGLAGIGTDGAMNTAIAFVTNTNWQWYAGESVLTNLSQMVGLTLHNFLSAATGIAVAFALFRGFARHETGTVGNFWADCTRVTLYLLLPLSLVYALFLIASGVPQTFASLVEAHTLEGAKQAIVLGPVASQEAIKMLGTNGGGFYNANSAHPFENPTALTNFVEMLSIFAIGSGLTWCFGRAVGNTRQGWAILAAMLILFVAGAGITYWQEAQGASALTHAGFAGGNMEGKEIRFGIAGSALFAAVTTAASCGAVNAMHDSFTALGGMIPLFNMQLGEIVIGGVGSGIYGFLLFAILAVFVAGLMVGRTPEYVGKKIEAREIKLAVLAIAVLPLSILGFTALACMLPAGLAGPLNKGPHGFSEILYAFSSATANNGSAFAGLSAGTPFYNGLLGVAMWVGRFFVIVPVLAIAGSLAAKRQTPATSGSFPTTGGLWVGLLVGVILILGGLTFLPGLALGPIADQVTLSAGQTF, from the coding sequence ATGACCCTTTCCGGCTGGGGCCTGATCCTCGCCTTTACCGCGCTCGTGGCGCTGCTGGCCCGGCCTGTCGGGGCCTGGCTTTTCGCGCTCTACGAAGGCCGCACGACACCGCTGCATCGCGTGCTCGGCCCGCTTGAGCGCGGGTTCTATCGCGCCTCGGGCATCGATCCGGCCCGCGAGCAAAGCTGGCTGACTTATGCGCTGCACATGCTCGCGTTTCAGGTCGTGCTCACGCTGTTCACTTACGCGATCCTGCGTTTGCAGGGCTATCTGCCGATGAACCCGCGCGGTCTGGCCGGGATCGGCACGGATGGCGCGATGAACACCGCCATCGCCTTTGTCACCAACACCAACTGGCAGTGGTATGCGGGCGAAAGCGTGCTGACCAACCTGAGCCAGATGGTCGGCCTCACGCTGCACAACTTCCTGTCGGCGGCCACCGGCATCGCTGTTGCCTTTGCCCTGTTTCGCGGGTTTGCCCGGCACGAGACCGGCACGGTCGGCAATTTCTGGGCCGATTGCACGCGCGTGACGCTCTATCTGCTGCTCCCGCTCAGCCTCGTCTATGCGCTGTTCCTGATCGCCAGCGGCGTGCCGCAGACTTTTGCCAGCCTGGTCGAGGCCCACACCCTCGAAGGGGCCAAGCAGGCCATCGTGCTCGGCCCGGTCGCCAGCCAGGAAGCGATCAAGATGCTCGGCACCAATGGTGGCGGCTTCTACAATGCCAATTCGGCCCACCCGTTCGAAAACCCCACCGCGCTGACCAACTTTGTCGAGATGCTCTCGATCTTCGCCATCGGATCGGGGCTGACCTGGTGCTTTGGCCGCGCGGTTGGCAATACGCGGCAGGGCTGGGCCATTCTGGCGGCCATGCTGATCCTGTTCGTGGCGGGTGCGGGCATCACCTATTGGCAGGAAGCGCAAGGGGCGAGCGCGCTCACCCATGCCGGTTTTGCTGGCGGCAACATGGAAGGCAAGGAAATCCGCTTCGGCATCGCGGGTAGCGCCCTGTTTGCCGCGGTCACCACGGCGGCCAGTTGTGGCGCGGTCAATGCCATGCACGACAGCTTCACCGCGCTGGGCGGCATGATCCCGCTGTTCAACATGCAACTGGGCGAGATCGTCATCGGCGGGGTGGGCTCAGGCATCTATGGCTTCCTGCTCTTCGCGATCCTCGCGGTCTTCGTCGCCGGGCTGATGGTCGGACGCACGCCCGAATATGTCGGCAAGAAGATCGAGGCCCGCGAGATCAAGCTGGCGGTTCTGGCCATCGCGGTCCTGCCGCTCTCGATCCTGGGCTTCACGGCGCTGGCCTGCATGCTACCTGCGGGCCTTGCCGGGCCGCTCAACAAGGGGCCCCATGGTTTCAGCGAGATCCTCTATGCGTTCTCGTCGGCCACGGCCAACAACGGCTCGGCCTTTGCCGGGCTGAGCGCGGGCACCCCGTTCTACAACGGCCTGCTGGGCGTGGCGATGTGGGTCGGACGCTTCTTCGTGATCGTGCCGGTCCTGGCCATCGCCGGAAGCCTTGCCGCCAAGCGCCAAACGCCCGCCACCTCGGGTTCGTTTCCCACCACCGGCGGCCTGTGGGTGGGCCTGCTGGTCGGGGTGATCCTGATCCTGGGCGGCCTCACCTTCCTGCCCGGCCTCGCGCTTGGTCCGATCGCGGACCAGGTCACGCTGAGCGCCGGCCAGACTTTCTGA
- the kdpF gene encoding K(+)-transporting ATPase subunit F has translation MTLPLTLAALTALGLLAYLVVALMRPEKF, from the coding sequence ATGACGCTGCCCCTCACCCTGGCCGCGCTGACCGCGCTTGGCCTGCTTGCCTATCTGGTGGTCGCCCTGATGCGGCCCGAGAAATTCTAG